In a genomic window of Halalkalicoccus sp. CG83:
- a CDS encoding universal stress protein, translating into MSRPRVLVPVDVSSDPEPSPELLTLLEPFDVLLLGYFPIPEQTPVEQAREQREEEATARVETLAAPFVAEGRSIESMLVFTPDHEETIDRVRDQHETDAVLRPGPIERLERVLVPLHGDAALDRIVEFVVTLVREVTVGVTLVHVASEEEYRDESELLLRGARERLVERGLDPSLFELEVAIGERSVPRIAEIASTHDAVVIGEAAPSLRDLFVGDRPERLLQATSVPVFVVSRDQSDDEPGSP; encoded by the coding sequence ATGTCCCGTCCGCGAGTGCTCGTTCCGGTGGACGTCTCGAGCGACCCGGAACCCTCGCCCGAGCTCCTGACCCTTCTCGAGCCGTTCGACGTCCTGTTGCTCGGCTACTTTCCGATCCCCGAACAGACGCCCGTCGAACAGGCGCGCGAGCAGCGCGAGGAGGAGGCGACCGCACGGGTCGAGACGCTCGCGGCGCCGTTCGTCGCCGAGGGGCGGTCGATCGAGTCGATGCTGGTGTTCACGCCCGACCACGAGGAGACGATCGATCGGGTGCGGGATCAACACGAAACCGACGCGGTCCTCAGGCCGGGACCGATCGAACGTCTCGAACGGGTGCTCGTCCCGCTTCACGGCGACGCCGCCCTCGATCGGATCGTCGAGTTCGTCGTCACGCTGGTTCGCGAGGTGACGGTGGGGGTAACGCTCGTCCACGTCGCGAGCGAGGAGGAGTACCGCGACGAGAGCGAGCTCCTCCTTCGGGGGGCTCGCGAACGACTGGTCGAGCGCGGCCTCGACCCGTCGCTGTTCGAACTCGAGGTCGCGATCGGCGAACGTTCGGTGCCGCGAATCGCGGAGATCGCCTCGACTCACGACGCGGTCGTGATCGGCGAGGCCGCACCGTCGCTTCGCGATCTCTTCGTCGGGGACCGCCCCGAGCGGCTGCTCCAGGCGACGTCCGTACCGGTGTTCGTCGTCAGTCGCGATCAGTCCGACGACGAACCCGGCTCGCCGTGA
- a CDS encoding lycopene cyclase domain-containing protein, producing the protein MRPDITVLGQYTYLATIVFWGSIAAVLLRRAGALRRAAKTVLLLYPVAYVWDWYTLEVGVFDIIERTGIDVAGIPLEEHCFIVVVPSLTIAFHETVHGEPGSSSD; encoded by the coding sequence CACGGTCCTCGGGCAGTATACGTATCTCGCGACGATCGTCTTCTGGGGCTCGATCGCCGCCGTCCTCCTGCGCCGGGCCGGCGCGCTCCGCCGAGCGGCGAAGACCGTCCTGTTGCTCTACCCGGTCGCGTACGTCTGGGACTGGTACACCCTCGAGGTCGGCGTCTTCGACATCATCGAGCGCACCGGAATCGACGTCGCGGGCATCCCCCTAGAGGAGCACTGCTTCATCGTGGTCGTCCCGTCGCTCACCATCGCGTTCCACGAGACTGTTCACGGCGAGCCGGGTTCGTCGTCGGACTGA
- a CDS encoding APC family permease: protein MAPEITVETESELERTLGLGAALGIGIGTMIGAGIFVFPGIAAGRAGLAATVSFGIGALIALLVALPASELATAMPKSGGGYYFISRGFGTLPGCVVGISLWIGLVFASAFYLVGFGEYAAALLGAGGGGTVVTAIALAGAVLLTAVNIGGTEKAGELQNVIVALLLSILVAFLSYGMLDSLGVIGAPSPPERFIPYGIAPVFTTAALVFTSYLGFVQVATVAGDIRDPGRNLPIAMVGSVLVVGVLYVTMIYVSTSAFGSARLAELGETAPVEVARSYVGIAGALAILVAGLLATVSSANASILSASRAIYALSSDALLPGEAGTLNRRYNTPHVAVLLASGPIALLVLTGRVEVLAEVASFLHLVMYGLICVTLVQLRRTDPDWYDPDFRAPGSPVLPLVGAAASFGLIAFMAPLSQVVGLLVLLGAAGWYLAYGRDVRLKGAHD from the coding sequence ATGGCCCCGGAGATCACCGTCGAGACCGAGTCCGAACTCGAACGCACCCTCGGGCTCGGCGCGGCACTCGGCATCGGAATCGGAACGATGATCGGCGCGGGCATCTTCGTCTTCCCGGGGATCGCGGCCGGACGGGCGGGGCTCGCCGCGACCGTCTCGTTCGGGATCGGCGCGCTCATCGCGTTGCTGGTCGCGCTTCCGGCCTCGGAGCTCGCGACCGCGATGCCCAAGAGCGGCGGCGGCTACTACTTCATCTCGCGGGGGTTCGGCACGCTCCCGGGCTGCGTCGTCGGCATTAGCCTCTGGATCGGGCTCGTCTTCGCCTCGGCGTTCTACCTCGTCGGCTTCGGCGAGTACGCCGCCGCCCTGCTGGGGGCCGGCGGCGGCGGTACGGTCGTCACGGCCATCGCGCTCGCGGGCGCGGTCCTCCTCACGGCGGTGAACATCGGCGGAACCGAGAAGGCCGGCGAGCTACAGAACGTCATCGTCGCCCTCCTGCTGAGCATCCTCGTCGCCTTCCTCTCCTACGGCATGCTCGACTCGCTGGGCGTCATCGGGGCGCCCAGCCCTCCGGAACGGTTCATCCCCTACGGGATCGCCCCAGTCTTCACCACCGCAGCACTCGTCTTCACCTCCTATCTGGGGTTCGTCCAGGTCGCGACCGTCGCCGGCGACATCCGCGATCCGGGTCGGAACCTTCCGATCGCGATGGTGGGGAGCGTCCTCGTCGTCGGCGTCCTCTACGTGACGATGATCTACGTCTCGACCAGCGCGTTCGGCAGCGCGCGGCTCGCCGAGCTCGGCGAGACCGCACCCGTCGAGGTCGCACGCAGCTACGTCGGTATCGCGGGCGCACTCGCCATCCTCGTCGCGGGCCTACTCGCGACCGTCTCGAGCGCCAACGCCTCGATCCTCTCGGCGTCGCGGGCGATCTACGCGCTGAGCAGCGACGCCCTGCTCCCCGGGGAAGCCGGAACGCTCAACCGGCGTTACAACACGCCCCACGTCGCCGTGCTGCTCGCGAGCGGGCCGATCGCCCTGCTCGTTCTGACCGGACGAGTCGAGGTGCTCGCGGAGGTCGCCTCCTTTCTCCACCTGGTGATGTACGGGCTGATCTGCGTGACGCTCGTCCAGCTTCGCCGAACCGATCCCGACTGGTACGATCCCGACTTCCGCGCGCCCGGCTCGCCGGTGTTGCCGCTCGTGGGCGCCGCGGCCAGCTTCGGACTGATCGCCTTCATGGCGCCCCTCTCGCAGGTCGTCGGCCTCCTCGTGCTACTGGGGGCTGCCGGCTGGTACCTCGCGTACGGCCGCGACGTCCGGCTGAAGGGCGCCCACGACTGA